The Roseofilum capinflatum BLCC-M114 genome includes a window with the following:
- a CDS encoding phospholipase D-like domain-containing protein has product MGNRKTIFHAKLSQYSTTGKAVGVKKCSPLLLTRSFTALLLSLLFTGCKPKSPELTTIEPLPQDPLIQVYFNSSEASSYTEPYREITRLGDDLEAVIIEEINQAQTSIDIAIQEFRLPQLAQALATQAEAGIKIRVILENTYSRPWSDLTPREVAQLDSDDQNQYREFVKLADINQDGQLSEDEINQRDALVILQNAQIPVIDDTADGSKGSGLMHHKFVVIDNYRLIVGSANFTTSGIHGDFYNPDSRGNANHLLTIQSRELAAQFSQEFNLMWGEGASSANRPQFGLQKPLRPAERVVVGNTPVSVQFSPTSPSELWTNSANGLIGKTLKTAQETTDLALFVFSDQLLANILQIQHQNGVEVRALIDRGFAYRYYSEGLDLLGLAIARECKTEPDNRPWRAKIETVGTPTLPIGDKLHHKFALIDQKTIITGSQNWSEAANLKNDETVLILTNPTVAAHFNREFQRLYRSASLTLPERISEQLARQTQECPQIEAQTDHPIRGKLVNLNTATPEELEALPGIGPTLAQRIIAFRQQQPFTSLEDLDRVRGVGPSLLRKLEGRVTW; this is encoded by the coding sequence ATGGGTAATAGGAAAACCATTTTTCACGCTAAATTAAGTCAATATAGCACTACGGGAAAGGCAGTAGGGGTTAAAAAATGTTCGCCCCTACTTTTAACTCGTTCATTTACAGCTCTATTATTGAGTCTCTTATTCACGGGATGTAAACCGAAATCTCCAGAACTGACCACAATTGAGCCTCTACCTCAAGACCCCTTGATTCAAGTTTATTTTAACTCTTCTGAAGCCTCCAGTTATACGGAACCTTATCGTGAAATTACTCGCTTAGGAGATGATTTAGAAGCGGTTATCATTGAGGAAATTAATCAAGCTCAAACCAGCATTGATATCGCTATTCAAGAGTTTCGTCTCCCCCAACTTGCTCAAGCTCTAGCCACTCAAGCCGAAGCAGGAATAAAAATCAGAGTTATCTTAGAAAATACTTATTCTCGCCCTTGGAGCGATTTGACTCCCCGCGAAGTTGCCCAATTAGACAGTGACGATCAAAACCAATATCGGGAATTTGTCAAACTTGCCGATATCAACCAAGATGGTCAACTCTCTGAGGATGAAATCAACCAACGTGATGCCCTGGTTATTCTGCAAAATGCCCAAATTCCGGTCATTGATGATACGGCGGATGGCTCAAAAGGCAGCGGGTTAATGCATCACAAATTTGTGGTGATTGATAACTATCGGCTGATTGTTGGTTCGGCTAATTTTACCACCAGTGGTATTCATGGGGATTTCTATAATCCTGACAGTCGCGGCAATGCCAATCATCTGCTGACGATACAAAGTCGCGAACTAGCGGCGCAATTTAGCCAAGAATTTAATCTAATGTGGGGAGAGGGAGCCTCTAGTGCTAACCGTCCTCAATTTGGACTGCAAAAACCTCTACGTCCGGCTGAAAGGGTGGTGGTTGGCAATACACCGGTTTCTGTTCAGTTTTCTCCCACTTCTCCCTCCGAGTTGTGGACAAATAGCGCCAATGGTTTGATTGGGAAAACATTGAAAACGGCTCAAGAAACGACAGATTTAGCCCTGTTTGTGTTCTCCGATCAACTTTTAGCTAATATTCTGCAAATCCAGCATCAAAATGGGGTTGAGGTGCGGGCGTTGATCGATCGCGGCTTTGCCTATCGATACTATAGCGAAGGATTAGATCTGCTGGGGCTGGCGATCGCCCGTGAATGCAAAACAGAACCCGACAACCGCCCCTGGAGAGCCAAAATTGAGACCGTCGGCACGCCAACATTACCCATAGGCGACAAACTCCACCACAAATTCGCCCTCATTGACCAAAAAACTATCATTACCGGCTCCCAAAATTGGTCAGAAGCCGCCAACCTCAAAAATGATGAAACCGTCCTTATTCTCACCAACCCTACCGTTGCCGCCCATTTTAACCGCGAATTTCAGCGCCTCTATCGCAGCGCCAGCCTCACCCTTCCAGAGCGCATTTCCGAGCAACTTGCCCGTCAAACCCAAGAGTGTCCCCAAATCGAAGCCCAAACCGACCACCCCATTCGCGGGAAGCTAGTTAATTTGAATACCGCCACTCCAGAAGAATTAGAAGCCTTACCTGGAATTGGCCCAACCCTAGCCCAACGCATTATCGCCTTCCGTCAACAGCAGCCTTTTACCTCCCTTGAAGATTTGGATCGAGTTCGAGGGGTAGGGCCGAGTTTATTGAGAAAATTGGAAGGACGAGTGACTTGGTAA
- a CDS encoding HAD-IA family hydrolase, translating to MGEKGKLKAIIFDVDGTLAETERDGHRLAFNQAFSEAGLPWQWSAEFYGQLLEVSGGKERLIAYVCQSHPQFEPPAELEVWAAQLHRQKTKYYRQLLLEGSIPLRPGVQRLVEEARGEDIRLAIATTSALPNVMTLLEKFFHPSTFELIAAGDIVAQKKPAPDIYHYVLEQMNLSPRECIVIEDSPAGVQSATQAGLPTLVTQHEYTQDRDFPGAIAVLSDLGEPDAPFEVIRGNLGDFTYTTLDTLAFLQQQAMGNRE from the coding sequence ATGGGTGAAAAAGGGAAACTGAAGGCGATTATTTTTGATGTGGATGGAACGCTGGCAGAAACAGAACGGGATGGTCATCGTTTGGCATTTAATCAAGCCTTTTCTGAAGCCGGATTACCGTGGCAATGGTCTGCCGAGTTTTATGGCCAACTTTTAGAAGTGTCGGGAGGAAAAGAGCGCCTGATTGCCTATGTTTGTCAGTCTCATCCCCAGTTTGAGCCTCCGGCAGAATTAGAAGTGTGGGCGGCCCAATTGCATCGTCAGAAAACGAAGTATTATCGACAGTTGCTGTTAGAGGGTTCAATTCCCTTGCGACCAGGGGTGCAACGGTTAGTTGAAGAGGCTAGAGGTGAAGATATACGGTTGGCGATCGCCACAACTAGCGCTTTACCGAATGTCATGACCTTATTGGAGAAGTTTTTTCACCCTAGCACGTTTGAACTGATTGCAGCCGGGGATATTGTAGCCCAGAAAAAACCTGCCCCGGATATTTATCACTATGTTCTGGAGCAAATGAATTTGTCGCCTAGAGAGTGTATCGTGATTGAAGATTCCCCCGCCGGGGTACAATCGGCCACTCAAGCAGGTTTACCGACTTTAGTCACCCAGCATGAATATACCCAAGATCGTGACTTTCCTGGAGCGATCGCCGTTTTGAGCGATCTGGGAGAACCGGATGCTCCCTTTGAAGTCATTCGCGGGAATTTGGGAGATTTTACATATACCACCCTCGACACTCTCGCCTTTTTGCAACAGCAGGCCATGGGTAATAGGGAATAG
- a CDS encoding potassium channel family protein, with translation MQRELLVGVLALTFVCMWGTIGYMVIEKWSFPDAFYMTIITLTTVGYGEVEPMEARGRIFTIALIFLGVISIGYIVNRFTEAFLQGYFQEGMRLRRQQKVLKNLVNHYIICGFGRTGQQIALEFHEEGVPFVIVDSKPEALEAAQSLGYLVLQGDATLDDTLQRAGIHLASCLIAALPSDAQNLYTILSAKTLKSQIRTIARVSTDEAAVKLYRGGADAVVSPYTTAGRKMATAALRPQVMHFVDGMITGKNRSLLIEEFGLDCDRCPYIGQSLQQMQLRSRSGVLVLAIRRQDGTVIGAPTGETLLFPQDLLICMGTSEQIRRLKQLLSPLNPM, from the coding sequence ATGCAACGAGAACTCCTAGTCGGCGTTCTTGCCCTAACATTCGTTTGCATGTGGGGAACCATTGGCTATATGGTCATTGAAAAATGGTCTTTTCCTGATGCATTTTATATGACCATTATTACCCTGACTACGGTAGGCTATGGGGAAGTAGAACCCATGGAGGCACGGGGTAGGATCTTCACCATCGCTCTTATTTTTCTGGGAGTGATTAGCATTGGGTATATTGTCAATCGATTTACAGAAGCCTTCCTTCAAGGCTATTTTCAAGAAGGAATGCGTTTGCGACGACAACAGAAAGTGCTGAAAAACTTAGTCAACCATTATATTATTTGCGGTTTTGGTCGCACGGGGCAACAAATTGCCCTGGAGTTTCATGAGGAAGGGGTTCCTTTTGTGATTGTTGATTCTAAACCAGAAGCCCTGGAAGCTGCCCAGAGTTTAGGCTATCTCGTCCTCCAAGGAGATGCCACTTTAGATGATACTTTGCAAAGGGCGGGTATTCATCTAGCCAGTTGTTTAATTGCTGCTTTGCCTTCTGATGCCCAAAATTTGTATACAATTTTATCAGCGAAAACCCTCAAGAGCCAAATTAGGACGATCGCTCGCGTCAGTACCGATGAAGCAGCCGTGAAACTCTATCGAGGAGGCGCGGATGCTGTAGTTTCTCCTTATACTACTGCGGGTCGGAAAATGGCTACAGCAGCCCTACGGCCACAAGTGATGCATTTTGTCGATGGCATGATTACGGGTAAAAATCGCTCTTTATTGATTGAAGAATTTGGGCTAGATTGCGATCGCTGTCCCTACATTGGCCAATCTCTACAACAAATGCAACTGCGATCGCGCTCTGGCGTTCTTGTCCTCGCCATCCGTCGTCAAGATGGAACCGTCATCGGTGCGCCAACGGGAGAAACCTTATTATTTCCCCAAGACTTACTCATTTGTATGGGAACCTCTGAACAAATTCGGCGCTTAAAACAACTCCTCTCTCCCCTGAACCCTATGTAA
- a CDS encoding glycosyltransferase: MSEKSNSIDDRQNFLNEDRQVFQSMSTDAVQEEMNASCFDQVVYEGRRRKAAVLLIVIWSGTIAFHLLSWSLWLIWGMFALMGIHSLRVLTAKPRRPLESLDREPGADVPFVSLLVAAKNEETVIARLVKMLCTQDYPLDRYEVWVIDDNSSDRTPQVLESLGQTYSHLHVMRRSASATGGKSGALNQVLPLTQGEVVAVFDADAQVSPDLLRRVLPGFDRQEVGAIQLQKAIANASVNFWTQSQASEMALDSYFQQQRIALGGIGELRGNGQFIRRTALQQCGGWNEETITDDLDLTLRLHLEQWDVDFILDPPVQEEGVTTPLALWHQRNRWAEGGYQRYMDYWRLIFSGRISWMKIWDMLTFWIIQYFLPNAAIPDCLMAIAKNRLPVYSPMTALMIGMSVIAMVQGIRRVNRVNGKVAHLPTLLWQTLRGTVYMLHWLLIVASTSARIAVRPKTLKWVKTSHEGSESTVVADG, from the coding sequence ATGTCGGAGAAGTCCAATTCTATCGACGATCGTCAGAATTTCCTAAATGAAGATCGTCAAGTCTTTCAATCCATGTCTACAGATGCGGTGCAGGAGGAGATGAATGCTTCCTGTTTCGATCAGGTGGTCTATGAGGGCCGCAGACGAAAAGCAGCAGTGTTATTAATTGTAATTTGGAGTGGGACGATCGCCTTCCATTTGCTCTCGTGGAGTCTGTGGCTGATCTGGGGAATGTTTGCCCTGATGGGGATTCATTCCCTTCGAGTCTTAACAGCTAAACCGAGAAGACCCTTAGAGTCTCTGGATCGAGAGCCGGGTGCAGATGTTCCTTTTGTCTCTTTGTTGGTGGCGGCCAAAAATGAGGAAACGGTGATTGCTCGTTTAGTCAAAATGCTCTGTACTCAGGATTATCCCTTAGACCGCTATGAAGTCTGGGTGATTGATGACAACAGTAGCGATCGCACCCCCCAAGTGCTGGAGAGCCTGGGCCAAACCTATTCCCATCTGCATGTCATGCGGCGATCGGCTAGTGCAACTGGGGGTAAATCGGGGGCGCTTAATCAGGTGTTACCCTTAACCCAAGGTGAGGTAGTGGCGGTGTTTGATGCGGATGCCCAAGTTTCCCCGGATTTATTGCGTCGGGTACTGCCAGGGTTCGATCGCCAAGAAGTGGGGGCGATTCAACTGCAAAAGGCGATCGCCAATGCTTCGGTCAATTTTTGGACTCAAAGCCAAGCCTCGGAAATGGCCCTCGATTCCTATTTCCAGCAACAACGGATTGCCCTGGGAGGGATTGGAGAGTTACGGGGTAATGGTCAATTTATCCGACGCACGGCCCTCCAACAATGTGGGGGATGGAATGAGGAGACAATTACCGATGATTTGGATTTAACCCTACGCCTACATCTGGAACAGTGGGATGTGGACTTTATCCTCGATCCCCCGGTACAGGAAGAAGGGGTAACCACTCCTTTAGCCCTATGGCATCAACGCAATCGTTGGGCAGAGGGGGGATATCAACGGTATATGGATTATTGGCGCTTGATTTTTAGTGGGCGGATATCGTGGATGAAAATTTGGGATATGTTGACCTTTTGGATTATCCAATATTTTCTCCCCAATGCGGCAATTCCGGATTGTTTAATGGCGATCGCCAAAAATCGGCTGCCGGTTTATAGTCCCATGACAGCCCTGATGATCGGCATGTCTGTGATTGCTATGGTTCAAGGGATTCGGCGTGTCAATCGCGTTAATGGTAAAGTTGCCCATTTGCCCACACTCCTCTGGCAAACCTTGAGGGGAACAGTTTATATGCTCCATTGGCTCTTAATTGTGGCCAGTACATCTGCCCGGATTGCAGTACGCCCGAAAACCTTAAAATGGGTGAAAACGAGCCATGAAGGGAGTGAAAGCACGGTCGTAGCTGATGGTTAA
- a CDS encoding phosphoribosyltransferase translates to MSDLFVSWSEYHQKIEQLAAQIYQSGWEFNQIVCLAKGGLRVGDILCRLYRKPLAILSAASYTGPDYQTRGQIQFSRHLSMTTEGLGSRILLVDDLADSGISLQESIAWLKNYRDREGEPESDRPQEIRTAVLWYKSCSVLAPDYYIDYLTDNPWIHQPFELYEQTPLEELVAKYSASHGKG, encoded by the coding sequence ATGTCTGATTTATTTGTTTCTTGGTCAGAATACCACCAGAAGATTGAACAATTGGCAGCCCAAATTTATCAATCGGGTTGGGAATTTAATCAAATTGTCTGTCTTGCCAAGGGGGGTTTGCGTGTTGGAGATATTCTCTGTCGATTATATCGGAAACCCTTAGCGATTCTTTCTGCTGCATCATACACCGGCCCGGATTATCAGACCAGGGGTCAAATTCAATTTTCCCGTCATTTGTCTATGACCACGGAGGGTTTGGGGTCTCGGATTTTGTTGGTTGATGATTTGGCTGATTCCGGGATTTCGCTGCAAGAGAGTATCGCTTGGTTAAAGAATTACCGAGATCGGGAAGGAGAACCGGAAAGCGATCGCCCCCAAGAGATCCGCACAGCCGTATTATGGTATAAATCCTGCTCAGTCCTTGCGCCAGATTATTATATCGATTATCTCACGGATAATCCCTGGATTCATCAACCCTTTGAACTCTATGAGCAAACTCCCTTGGAGGAATTGGTGGCTAAATATAGCGCTTCGCACGGTAAGGGGTAA